AACTCGGTCAGGTCCACGTTTAGGGCACCGTCGAAACGCAGCGATGCTGTGATCGAGGAAACCACCTGGCTGATCAGCCTGTTCAAATTCGTATAGGATGGCCGCTCGATCCCTAACTTTCTACGGCAAATGTCGTATATCGCCTCGTTGTCCACCATAAAAGCGCAGTCCGAATGCTCGATCGTCGTGTGCGTCGTCAGTATCGCGTTGTAGGGTTCCACAACAGCCGTGGATACCTgcagaatgaaaataaaaattgttcaaacagTTTGGCCTGTCGTTTCCGGAAATCGATGAAGTGATCTTTCGTTACATTGCATTCTGTACCGGGAGTTTTCCGTGAAACTCGCCGCTAAGCGCTTACAGCTTGCATTTTCGAAAAAGATCTGACCTGGCAGAAGACGCGAACTTTGTCGGTAAGGTAAGGATATCTTTTCAGAAATGGTAGTACAAACCTAGAATATAGCATTGGTTGTCTATCTGCTGGCGCTGCCGAACGGtgagtttcacagaaaactcCTCCCAGAACAAATGACGCTAATCGCTCACCTGGGGTGCAGGATAGATTGCGAATTCAAGTTTTGACTTCTTGCCGTAGCTATCGGAGAGTTTTTGCATGAGAAGAGACGTGAATCCCGAGCCAGTGCCGCCTCCGAATGAGTGAAATACGAAGAAGCCCTGAAGACCTGTGCATTGATCGGTCAGCCTGCGCACTCGATCCATCACGGAATCGATGATCTCACGGCCAATCGAGTAGTGTCCTCGGGCGTAATTGTTCGCAGCGTCTTCTTTGCCGGTGATCAGTTGCTCCGGATGATACAGCTGCCGATAAGGACCGGCGCGAACTTCATCTGTACACGGGGTTAAATTTGCGATGAGTTTGAGAGAGCACGGAGATAATAAGACAGCAGATTTCACTAAAAACTGCAGGAAAAGAGGGACGCATcagattttttggtaaaacgTACTCCTTAAAATGCAGAATTTACTGTAGAATTatttatggtaaaaaatatagttgACATCGGTATTTTCTATGAAAAACCCTAGCGTGTCTCGCTTTTCCTGCAGTTTTCAAGTAACGGCTGCCGAAATTTGCCTTATCCTGAAAACCTCCGCTTACCGACAACCGTTGGTTCCAGGTCCACCATTATCGAGCGTGGCACCATCTTACCGGATCCGGTCTCGTTGAAGAAGGTGTTGAAGCAGTCGTTGCTGACGGAGACGGTGTCGGAAGGCATCGTGCCATCCTGCTGAATTCCGTGCTCGAGACAGTACAGCTCCCAGCACGCATTGCCCATTTGGACGCCCGCCTGGCCGACGTGCATCGATATACACTCacgctgaaataaatttcgcTTGAATGGTATAATATACTATTCGGGATTTTACTCTAGATCGCAAAGCGGAGCGATGAGTTTCTTTGTTCGTTAAAAACGGGGAATCTGATTTACTGATGATCGTTATCGCCATCGATTATCTAATTATATAATTCATGGGTGATATGGTTTAAACCGATGATTATTGCGGTATTTAACTAATTGTGTTTAGATCCCGAACAATTTTACTGTGGTGTAATGAATGGGTGTATAGAGTTTTTTGGAGCAGCGTTGTATCGATGTCAGCTTCGTAgtccgaaatattttttaggaATCATGAAATTTAAGAGTGAGCAATGCAGTCTGCTTTCGTTCAAAGTTGCGCGGATACTTGAATAAGAGAATTGCAACGCGCATATGGAAAGGTTTTAAACGTCAATGCGGATCGGAGCGTTTTCGTCCCTATCtaatacgatttttttcatctttcgtCCAAGCTTGTCGCCGATTTTAATCAGGAAATTACACGATTGATGAAGGTGATATATGAATGAGGGCTTGAGATTACTTGTAATAAGCAGTAAGTGAATAGTTGATGTATCATACCATTTTGCCCAATTTTTATAACGCGCACTCGGTTCCACGAACaaataatttcgataaaatcatAAGTTACGAGTCTTAATATAtccgaatgaattttttttactcatatacgtgtaaatattaaataaaaaagatatatttttataaataaaaaccagTTAATTTGGAAAATGGTTTGTAAACTACTGATTTAATTGATACTCGTAACTGAGCAACCAGGGCAAGTGAAAATCATGCCATTGTTAGCCGCGGGACAAGACGATACAATGATAAAACATAAAACATTTGATTCGGTGGCTTTTGTGGCCTGCTTCCAAGTGCAGATTGGTAATCCCTCAAATCTCGCCTGATAGAGACGTGTGCAAAAACTCGTTTTAATCACATTGTTGGTTAAAATTTACTTATATTCTTACAGTTTTATATACGCAGTGACAGTTTCTTTAAAATAGGCTCTGTAGAAATCAGCAATACCTGATTAAATCGAATACAGTTTGAGCTGAAATTCGAATTTCTTACAAATCAATATCCACTAGAATGTTATTGCAGGAAATGAATCAACCAACAtctttttatgaattttttaaacgcgGTATACTTGCTCTTGCCATTGAAATACCAGTGGAATAATTATCGATAGAATAGCAAAGCCTTACCCATGGTTTTCCCGTTTTGTAGTATTTATGTACGAAGCCGTCGGTACATGAGTAAACTGCTAGCGGTTGAAATTTCGCTGTCGACACTGCTAAAATTCAAACCTGGCGCTAAATGCTACAGCAAGTAGCGCTGCCCTCTAGCGTGGAAAATCAGCGATCTGCTTTCGCATTTGACACTTCTAATTCTGACGTTTGCTTTTGATTTATCATTTATCAACCAATACATAAATGACTGCCATTCCGCCCGTCAAACCCCCACGGGGAATAAAACATGCCAAAGAAACAGTGAGTAAAATACATACTCAGATATCAATTCATTACTCGAGTGTCAACGCTATCGTTGGAgacgtaaaaaatattattcaacattGAGGTTAGGCTTAGAAATTTTGATGATTAAAATTGTTACAGCCACTGCTGAATCATTTACtacataataattaattgtcaaCATGTTTTCACGCTACAGAATCGTCGAACGCTGTGTTGTCATATTTTTGTGTTTCACTTTAGaccgaattatttttaattacactcTCAAAAAGCTCATgccattttcaatttgcatACTCAAAATTCTCCTGAAATCAGAGATTAAAGTTCTCAACAACATTAACGGTCTTCCAAAGCGTAGGTAGcactattttatttcagtttgaGATGTTCTGGTAAATCTCATTCACTCATGACACATCGACATGTAAACTGATAGGGATATCAGCGATGATATATAATCTCTGAACGGCAGAGCAGCCTATTCAGCACAGTGTTTTAGTTAGAGTTTTTGTTGCtgtaagtaaatttcaattttgccAATTGCTTACAGAGCGGTCTGCTGATGTCTGTTATCCGGGCACTGTCCGCAAGCGAGACAAATGAACAGCGAGAAGTTGAGAAGGCTAAGCTCGAGAAGGAGTATAAGAGGAGTGACCAGCGTCTCGATGAACTCGTTTCTCTACATGATCAGGACCTTACGCAGGTCATGCAGGTCGGTAAATCTTGacaaatttacaataatatttagaataaataatacacGAGTGGTCTCACGATTCATTAcacctttttttgttttcgtagaTATTCAGTACTTTATCGGAACGGGTCACAGCTTCACGTGAAAAGATTCATGCTGTTAAGGAGAATTTGAACGCATGTAAACAGCTGCTGCGTTGCAGAAGGGAAGAACTTATGAAATTATGGCTAGAGGGTATCGAACATAAGCATCTTTTGCAGCTGCTGGACGAAATGTAAGTGTTTTATTGTGAGCTTCGATAAATTCACAATTATCCAATACAGTCAATTGTTCAATCGCTTGAACggttattttgtattttcagtGATCAGTTGCGAGATGTTCCTTCTCGCCTAGgtcattatttaaataaaaaactataCCTACACGCTACCCAGTTACTAGTATCTGCTCTTTCCCTCGGAGATGGAACTTTGGAAGGAGTAGAAGCTCTCAGAGAAGTTCGTACAGAATTGGAAGCTAAGGAGCAACAGCTACATGTAAAATTGCTTGAAGAACTGAGTAAACATTTATATATTGAATCAACTCGCGAAGTATTACTCAAACGACAAGGCTCTGGACGTGATTTTCAAAGGGGCAATGAGTCACGCGGATCTAGAGGAAATAAAGTTAGAAGGGCATTACTTGACGTCATGTCTACGTATTCTGCTGGTCAGGCTCCAAGGTAAAACATCCtgatttttatcgatttataACAATTTGGAAAATATCAATTCCACCTGTCTCCAGGTAAATGTTatcataatttaaattttctattaTGTTCAAATTGTTTGTCTGTAAACACTGACGATCTCTCAACATTCACCTAATTGAAATGTTcctgtttaaataatttttaccatgCAGCCGTCGCACTTCGCTTGTAAACATGTGAGTCATTcaatgtatgtatagtttcgaTGTTTTTCGTTTGATGTTTCAGTGTTTATTTTCGTGATGTAATGAAATGTGACTGGTGTAGCGgtatttttatgtattatCTTTTATAGGGGAACAACGCCTGCAACTATTGACGATTTGAGTAACATTGTCGAGGATGAAAATGCTACGAATCCTGAAGAGAATTCGGAACACTTTCTGGCAATTATAATCGAGTGCCTTGCATTGCTCAATAAGATACCAGAGGCTGTTGAGGTATCAAATTTGCTAACTTGTATTAACTTCTGGTAGAAcctaatcaaaaaaaaagtacaaaatttataaaatatccaatagaaaacgaaaaaaaatgacattgtAACAAGTactatttaatttttgaaattttataggCAGTCAAGGTACAAATGCAGACCGAGCTGCTGAATATAGTAGGTCGAACTTCCAAGAAGATCAAAGAGATGGCTGACAATCAACCGACCTCCATTAAAACTATATCTGCAGAAATTTCAGAGATTAAGATTACGTCGAGCAATAATGCAACAGAAAAGCAGTCCCTTCTTCTTGACCTGCTTCAAACAGTATTTGAACAGTTCAGATTGGTTGCTGCAATGCATGCTGTAGTGCTACGCAGTTTTTCCCATGTTGTGAAGAAATATAATTTGGACGTACGATTATATGAAATGCCTGACGTGTGGAGTAAGATTCAAGCAGTTGTAAGTTTGGGTGCTACtgcttaaattttttttacatgaaattgaaACTGATGAATACGGTAATCTTATACTTGTGATTGCAGCTCCAGTTATTGTTAACTGAATACCTAGATATACAAAATATGGGTGATGATCCTTTTCAAACTCCAACATCGCTGAGAGAACCGGCAAGTGACATAAACACTTATTTTGCCAGAAGAAAGCCGCAGCGTCAAAAAAATGGCTCTCTTTTCAAGTTCGACTCTTCATCTCATACTATGACGCTCAACAGCTATCTCAAGGAACATAGATATAGTAATTTCGTATTATCGGTAAGGGTATATGATTAACACAACGTTAGTTTATCAAATTTGATTCATTTTCGGTTGATTTTTATGCACATAtttccgtgaattttttcgttataGGATGCTAGTCAATCTTTCGGTGCTATAAAGGAGAAAAGACTCGTCTGTGAACCAGACCCACAGAATATCACAGTGGTATTCAGACcaatgatgaaattcattgaaGAAATAGAACAAGCTTTAGG
This genomic stretch from Neodiprion pinetum isolate iyNeoPine1 chromosome 6, iyNeoPine1.2, whole genome shotgun sequence harbors:
- the Sec8 gene encoding exocyst complex component 4 isoform X2; its protein translation is MTAIPPVKPPRGIKHAKETSGLLMSVIRALSASETNEQREVEKAKLEKEYKRSDQRLDELVSLHDQDLTQVMQIFSTLSERVTASREKIHAVKENLNACKQLLRCRREELMKLWLEGIEHKHLLQLLDEIDQLRDVPSRLGHYLNKKLYLHATQLLVSALSLGDGTLEGVEALREVRTELEAKEQQLHVKLLEELSKHLYIESTREVLLKRQGSGRDFQRGNESRGSRGNKVRRALLDVMSTYSAGQAPRGTTPATIDDLSNIVEDENATNPEENSEHFLAIIIECLALLNKIPEAVEAVKVQMQTELLNIVGRTSKKIKEMADNQPTSIKTISAEISEIKITSSNNATEKQSLLLDLLQTVFEQFRLVAAMHAVVLRSFSHVVKKYNLDVRLYEMPDVWSKIQAVLQLLLTEYLDIQNMGDDPFQTPTSLREPASDINTYFARRKPQRQKNGSLFKFDSSSHTMTLNSYLKEHRYSNFVLSDASQSFGAIKEKRLVCEPDPQNITVVFRPMMKFIEEIEQALGCKPGNPCTLNTFIADYVKEVYLGRHHVIVATAIDTATKSQEAWRATTSPELMKELGLPRPLLQSTVKVEQCVNELRSLMTVLPLQGEHFCTLALNILHNYRETCQAAYRGIVQPESEDKRICSAAWLKDDDISRFIKSLPNWANLKYETHPQRGAFGRRSMRRQETQDEESPEEVRQRNLREAEILASNLGEGGINAHEILSDVGQLRGLALLQESMEWFSLSIQSFVFELRQAKYSCESQGLPPMPEALVESLHQLAVEFDELANTCILVLHLEVRVQCFHYLLPRGEYSHLCGGARDAQEADPRVEELCRVMQHIDEAMQSILHPKKAKYIFEGLGHLIAKIIITSAQFMEKIDEIGIQRMCRNVFALQQTLTNITMARELAMDHARQYFELFYQTPEEILNGVLEKGPQFSELEYMNAFQLISRSQQDYGSINKHLEKLSEILGEVGVTV
- the Sec8 gene encoding exocyst complex component 4 isoform X1 codes for the protein MTAIPPVKPPRGIKHAKETSGLLMSVIRALSASETNEQREVEKAKLEKEYKRSDQRLDELVSLHDQDLTQVMQIFSTLSERVTASREKIHAVKENLNACKQLLRCRREELMKLWLEGIEHKHLLQLLDEIDQLRDVPSRLGHYLNKKLYLHATQLLVSALSLGDGTLEGVEALREVRTELEAKEQQLHVKLLEELSKHLYIESTREVLLKRQGSGRDFQRGNESRGSRGNKVRRALLDVMSTYSAGQAPSRRTSLVNMGTTPATIDDLSNIVEDENATNPEENSEHFLAIIIECLALLNKIPEAVEAVKVQMQTELLNIVGRTSKKIKEMADNQPTSIKTISAEISEIKITSSNNATEKQSLLLDLLQTVFEQFRLVAAMHAVVLRSFSHVVKKYNLDVRLYEMPDVWSKIQAVLQLLLTEYLDIQNMGDDPFQTPTSLREPASDINTYFARRKPQRQKNGSLFKFDSSSHTMTLNSYLKEHRYSNFVLSDASQSFGAIKEKRLVCEPDPQNITVVFRPMMKFIEEIEQALGCKPGNPCTLNTFIADYVKEVYLGRHHVIVATAIDTATKSQEAWRATTSPELMKELGLPRPLLQSTVKVEQCVNELRSLMTVLPLQGEHFCTLALNILHNYRETCQAAYRGIVQPESEDKRICSAAWLKDDDISRFIKSLPNWANLKYETHPQRGAFGRRSMRRQETQDEESPEEVRQRNLREAEILASNLGEGGINAHEILSDVGQLRGLALLQESMEWFSLSIQSFVFELRQAKYSCESQGLPPMPEALVESLHQLAVEFDELANTCILVLHLEVRVQCFHYLLPRGEYSHLCGGARDAQEADPRVEELCRVMQHIDEAMQSILHPKKAKYIFEGLGHLIAKIIITSAQFMEKIDEIGIQRMCRNVFALQQTLTNITMARELAMDHARQYFELFYQTPEEILNGVLEKGPQFSELEYMNAFQLISRSQQDYGSINKHLEKLSEILGEVGVTV
- the LOC124221524 gene encoding tubulin alpha-1C chain-like, encoding MGNACWELYCLEHGIQQDGTMPSDTVSVSNDCFNTFFNETGSGKMVPRSIMVDLEPTVVDEVRAGPYRQLYHPEQLITGKEDAANNYARGHYSIGREIIDSVMDRVRRLTDQCTGLQGFFVFHSFGGGTGSGFTSLLMQKLSDSYGKKSKLEFAIYPAPQVSTAVVEPYNAILTTHTTIEHSDCAFMVDNEAIYDICRRKLGIERPSYTNLNRLISQVVSSITASLRFDGALNVDLTEFQTNLVPYPRIHFPLASYAPIVSADKAFHEGMSVAEITSECFDPSNQMVKCDPREGKYMACCLLYRGDVVPKDVNAAIATMKGKSTIRFVDWCPTGFKVGINYQPPTVVPGGDLAKVQRAVSMLSNTTAIEEAWAKLNQKFDLMFHKRAFVHWYVGEGMEEGEFAEAREDLAALERDYEEVALESTTPDAVEY